Below is a window of Haloterrigena alkaliphila DNA.
CGCTATCTCGAGGACGAGCTCGGCGAGTGTCGAGACGAAGACCTCGAGTGTCGTCTCGGAGAACTCGACGCGCTCGAGGAGACGATCGGGACGACTCGAGTCGAAACGGAACTGGACGTGCTCTCGGCGCTGGCCAACGAGACCCGCTATACCCTCGTCCGGGTCCTCGTGGCGGCCGGGGCGGAACTGTGCGTCTGCGAGTTGAACGCCGTCGTCGACGTCAGCGAGAGCGGGCTCAGCCACGCCCTCTCGGCGCTGGTCGACGCGGGCCTCGTCGACGGCCGAAAGGACGGCCGCTGGAAGAAGTACCGCGCGACCAACCGCGCCGTCGCGCTCGTGACGGTTCTCGAGGGGAGCGTGAGCGACGAGGCCGTACGGAGCGTGAGCGATGAGTAACGCGACCCACGAACACGGCCCGGACTGCGGCTGCGAGGCCTGCGGCGACCCGCGGTCGATGGACTTCCTCGACAGGTACCTGACCGTCTGGATCTTCGCCGCGATGGCCGTCGGCGTCGGCCTCGGCCACGTCGCCCCGTCGGTGACCGAACCGATCGGGGAGCTCCACCTCGTGGAGATCGGCCTGATCCTGATGATGTACCCGCCGCTGGCGAAGGCCGACTACGGGCGGCTGCCGACGGTGTTTCGCAACTGGCGCGTGCTCGGACTGAGCCTCGTCCAGAACTGGCTCATCGGCCCGACGCTGATGTTCGGGCTCGCGGTGTTCTTCTTCAGCGGGCTCGTCCCCGGCCTCCCGGCGCGTCCCGAGTACTTCCTCGGACTCGTGTTCATCGGGATGGCCCGCTGTATCGCGATGGTGCTCGTCTGGAACGAGCTCGCCGAGGGGTCGACCGAGTACGTGACCGGACTCGTGGCCTTTAACAGCCTGTTCCAGATCGTCACCTACGGGGTGTACGTCTGGTTCTTCGCGCTGTTTCTGCCGCCGCTACTCGGTATGGAAGCGCTCGCTGCCGAGATTACGACGTTCAATATCTCGCCGGAACAGGTGTTCTACGCCATCGCGGTCTTCCTCGGCATCCCCTTCGCGGGCGGCATCCTCACCCGCTACGTCGGCACCCGGACCAAGGGTGAGGAGTGGTACGAGGACGAGTTCGTTCCGAAGATCGATCCCGTGACGCTGGTCGCGCTGCTGTTCACCGTCGTGGTCATGTTCGCCACCCAGGGCGAGAACATCGTCGCCGCGCCGGCGGACGTCCTGCTGATCGCCGTCCCGCTCACGATCTACTTCGTCGTCATGTTCCTCGTGAGCTTCGGCATGGGCCGGGGCGTCGGCGCCGACTACTCGACGACGACGGCCATCGGCTTCACCGCGGCCTCGAACAACTTCGAACTCGCAATCGCCGTCGCGGTCGCCGTCTTCGGCGTCGGCTCCAGCGTCGCCTTCGCGACCGTCGTCGGCCCGCTCATCGAGGTGCCCGTCCTGCTCGCGCTTGTCAACGTCGCGCTGTACTTCCAGCGGAAACTGGACTGGGGCGGGCGCGACGCCGACGCGCTGGGCGCATCGACGCGAGAGACACCGACCGACGATTAACCGACCTCACACACCCACATACCCACGACCACCGATGCCACCAACCACCGATTCCACCGACACGACCCGTATCGCATTCATGTGCGTCCGCAACGCCGGGCGCTCCCAGATGGCCACCGCCTTCGCCGAGCGCGAACGTGAGGAGCGCGGCCTCGAGGACAGCGTCGAGATCCTGACCGGCGGTACCGACCCCGCCGATGCGGTTCACGACGGCGTGCTCGAGGCGATGGCCGGCGCCGGCTTCGACCTCTCGGACCGGACGCCCCGCGAGATCACGGTCGAGGAACTGCGCTCCTGTGACTACGTCGCGACGATGGGCTGTTCGACGCTCGACGTCGGCACCGTCGGCGACGACGTCGACGTCCGCGACTGGGCGCTCGAGGACCCCGGCGAAGCCGATCCCGAGCGGGTCCGCGAGATCCGCGACGAGGTCGAACGGCGGGTCGTGGCGCTGTTCGACGAACTCGAGGCGACCGGCTGATCTGCGTCCGAAGAGTTCCCGAGACGCGCTCGAGTACGCTATATAGAAGTCGAGTGTCGCCCGGTGCCAGCGACGGAATCGCAGTCGGTTCAGAAATCCATTCGAACGCTATTGTGCAGTTATCAGCGTATATAGGCCCTATACTTACGGATCGTTCCGACCTCCAATAGAGGCCAGTATCTAGATGTACTGGAACGTACGAATATATACCGCTCATAGCATCGCTTTTCTATCAACTGTGGCTCCCTTCTGGTGATGGCAGACAACCAGTTCGGACGCGACGCGGTATCGCGACGGAAGTTCATCGCCGCGACAGGTGCTATGGGTACGGCCGCTATCGCGGGTTGCAGTGAAATGACCGGCGAGGACGGCGGCGGAGAAGTCATCGTGAAGGGGTCGAGCACCGTCTTCCCGATCTCGGACGAGATGGCCCAGCGGTTCATGGACGAGAACGGGAGCGTCAACGTCACGGTCGACTCGACCGGGAGCGGTGGCGGCTTCGAGAACCACTTCTGTCCGGGCAACGCCGACATCAACGGCTCATCGCGGCAGATCAAGTCGGAAGAGGAGGACCACTGTGCGGAGAACGACGTCACGCCGATCGAGATGCACATCGCGGGCGACGCGCTCACGGTGGCCGTCAGCCCCGATAACGACTGGGTCGATAGCATGACCTTCGACGAACTGTCGCAGATCTGGGCCGACGACAGCGTCACCACGTGGGCCGACGTCAACTCAGACTGGCCCGACGAGGAAATCGAGCTCTACGGCCCCGCCACGACCTCAGGGACCTACGACTGGTTCACCGAGAACGTCAACGGCGGCAGCCACCGGACCGAGTACGAGGGCACCGAGGACGACAACACCATCATTCAGGGCCTCGAGAACAGCCAGTACGCGATGGGGTACTTCGGCTACGCGTACTACGCCGAAAACGAGGACCGCGTCAAGGCGCTCGAGATCGCAGAGAGCGACGGCGACGAGCCGTCCGCCCCGAGCCTGCAGGCGGCCAGCGAGGGAACGTATCCGCTGGCCCGACCGCTGTTCGTCTACCCCTCCGAGGAGGCGCTCCAGCGCGAGGAGGTCTACGATTTCATGGAGTTCTACCTCGAGAACTCCAACGCCGACTGGATCGCGGACGAGGTCGGCTACGTCCCCGCGAACCAGGATATGGTCGACGAAAACAGGAGCAAACTCGAGGACGCGGCGGGCGAGTAAGGCGGACCACAGATTCGATTTTTCGGGAGGAAAACCGGATAGAAAATGAGTGATACATCACTAGAAGCCGATCTCACGCGATCGGCGAACGGACGAATCGCAAAGGAACGGCTGTACCACGGGCTGTTGTTCTGCTGTGCGGCGCTGACGGTCTTCGTGACGGTCAGCATCGTCGCCACGCTGGCGATCGACGCCCTCGAATTCTTCGGGCGCGTCGACCCGTACGCGTTCTTCACCGGAACGGAGTGGGTCCTGCGGGGCGATAACCCGATTCTCGGTATCCTGCCGCTACTGTCCGCCACGCTCGTCGTGACGATCGTCTCGGCGCTCGTCGCGATCCCGATCGGCACGGCGGCCGCGGTCTATCTGAGCGAATACGCGAGCGATCGGATGCGGTCGGTGCTGAAGCCGGCGCTCGAGATCCTCGCGGGGATTCCGACCGTCGTGTACGGATTCTTCGCGCTCGTGTACCTGACGCCGTGGCTTCAGGGACTGGGACTCGAGGTGAGCCTG
It encodes the following:
- a CDS encoding ArsR/SmtB family transcription factor; translated protein: MAQATDRLQRYLEDELGECRDEDLECRLGELDALEETIGTTRVETELDVLSALANETRYTLVRVLVAAGAELCVCELNAVVDVSESGLSHALSALVDAGLVDGRKDGRWKKYRATNRAVALVTVLEGSVSDEAVRSVSDE
- the arsB gene encoding ACR3 family arsenite efflux transporter, yielding MSNATHEHGPDCGCEACGDPRSMDFLDRYLTVWIFAAMAVGVGLGHVAPSVTEPIGELHLVEIGLILMMYPPLAKADYGRLPTVFRNWRVLGLSLVQNWLIGPTLMFGLAVFFFSGLVPGLPARPEYFLGLVFIGMARCIAMVLVWNELAEGSTEYVTGLVAFNSLFQIVTYGVYVWFFALFLPPLLGMEALAAEITTFNISPEQVFYAIAVFLGIPFAGGILTRYVGTRTKGEEWYEDEFVPKIDPVTLVALLFTVVVMFATQGENIVAAPADVLLIAVPLTIYFVVMFLVSFGMGRGVGADYSTTTAIGFTAASNNFELAIAVAVAVFGVGSSVAFATVVGPLIEVPVLLALVNVALYFQRKLDWGGRDADALGASTRETPTDD
- a CDS encoding low molecular weight phosphatase family protein, which codes for MPPTTDSTDTTRIAFMCVRNAGRSQMATAFAEREREERGLEDSVEILTGGTDPADAVHDGVLEAMAGAGFDLSDRTPREITVEELRSCDYVATMGCSTLDVGTVGDDVDVRDWALEDPGEADPERVREIRDEVERRVVALFDELEATG
- a CDS encoding PstS family phosphate ABC transporter substrate-binding protein, whose product is MADNQFGRDAVSRRKFIAATGAMGTAAIAGCSEMTGEDGGGEVIVKGSSTVFPISDEMAQRFMDENGSVNVTVDSTGSGGGFENHFCPGNADINGSSRQIKSEEEDHCAENDVTPIEMHIAGDALTVAVSPDNDWVDSMTFDELSQIWADDSVTTWADVNSDWPDEEIELYGPATTSGTYDWFTENVNGGSHRTEYEGTEDDNTIIQGLENSQYAMGYFGYAYYAENEDRVKALEIAESDGDEPSAPSLQAASEGTYPLARPLFVYPSEEALQREEVYDFMEFYLENSNADWIADEVGYVPANQDMVDENRSKLEDAAGE